A window from Kovacikia minuta CCNUW1 encodes these proteins:
- a CDS encoding caspase family protein — MSPQVCRKVAPEMSDRFEQGHACIIGIGGDLPTTVGDATGLAKILKDPERCAYPEKQVHLLTGEQATRANIIAALETLADTTNAESTVLIYFSGHGHQLIQPVKSYYLMPHGYNTQDLPETAISGGEFTDLLRDVPAQKLLVMLDCCHAGGLSDLSGFQITKAPLPPEAQRMFAKGGGRMMIGSSRPDELSYAGEPYSAFTDALVKGLCGAGAVKQDGYIRATDLAMYASRIVPTLTDDKQHPVLDIEKADNFILAYYAGGQSQPKGLPSELENEPEIESKPGELNGQIIQISNTVASGDRAVAISGNANGAIIIPGDGNTVGNNNVVQRNVTQKGKYNINLGSAQNLNIGDTINNDKE; from the coding sequence ATGAGTCCCCAAGTTTGCAGAAAGGTGGCACCTGAGATGAGCGATCGATTTGAGCAAGGTCATGCCTGTATCATTGGCATTGGTGGAGATTTGCCGACTACGGTTGGCGATGCAACCGGTCTGGCCAAGATTCTGAAAGATCCAGAGCGGTGCGCTTACCCAGAGAAGCAAGTTCATTTGCTGACTGGGGAGCAAGCCACCCGCGCCAATATCATTGCTGCCCTGGAAACATTAGCGGACACAACAAATGCCGAGTCAACAGTATTAATCTACTTTTCTGGGCATGGACATCAACTGATTCAGCCCGTCAAGTCCTACTATTTGATGCCGCATGGTTATAACACGCAGGATTTGCCAGAAACAGCAATTAGCGGCGGTGAGTTTACAGACCTGCTCCGGGACGTTCCAGCCCAGAAGCTTTTGGTGATGCTGGATTGCTGTCATGCAGGTGGGCTAAGTGATTTATCTGGTTTTCAGATTACCAAAGCGCCTCTTCCCCCTGAGGCTCAGAGAATGTTTGCCAAGGGTGGCGGTCGGATGATGATTGGGTCTTCCCGTCCCGATGAGCTATCCTACGCGGGTGAACCTTATAGCGCGTTTACCGATGCCTTAGTTAAAGGGCTGTGTGGCGCAGGAGCCGTCAAGCAAGATGGATATATCCGAGCAACGGATTTAGCGATGTATGCTAGCCGGATTGTGCCAACACTAACGGATGACAAACAACATCCAGTTCTGGACATTGAAAAGGCGGATAATTTCATCTTGGCGTATTACGCGGGTGGTCAATCGCAACCGAAGGGCCTGCCAAGTGAGCTAGAGAACGAACCTGAGATTGAGTCAAAACCGGGCGAGTTGAACGGTCAAATTATTCAAATTAGCAATACAGTGGCGTCGGGAGATCGCGCAGTCGCGATCAGTGGAAATGCTAATGGTGCAATTATCATTCCAGGGGATGGCAACACCGTTGGTAATAACAATGTTGTACAGAGGAATGTAACGCAGAAAGGAAAGTACAACATCAATCTGGGTAGTGCCCAAAATCTCAATATTGGTGACACGATTAATAACGACAAAGAATAG
- a CDS encoding NACHT domain-containing protein, with translation MPENLQAAVQRVLAGSGDEADLMTITTAIQTGQIVLATGERAIAINGDANDSVYVTGDHNHVIVIKGAEAEEIGRLLQQPSAVQTASVDELVQQVRFRASAKILNLFSKIRLLNKRQIEVDRLYVDVYVLEMREVRATIPGLLEGQDARDQFDRFGLGKRGERSPGLAIAASEDFPRLIVLGKPGSGKSTFLRHLAVSCAKEEFLGDYIPVLLELRDVDETAFSLFQYLHGEFGLEQEAQTEQILKQGRVLLLLDGLDEVPSSLRQTVQHELRKFAKRYDKNRFILTCRTQTTEYIPEQFQAVEVAPFKPEQVECFALNWFTAMAGTQEQGVALKNHFMEKLRESPQTTELAVTPVLLSLTCWIFDDLKCLPEKRSDLYRDGLDLLLQQWDEGRGISRDSGSDRYHQLTTEERKRLLSYLAVRKFEQTENFVLYEESELCGYIAEHLQLAVEESRAVLAAIAQQHGLLIERAQGIWSFSHLTFQEYLAAKLFVESANWGKFSRYVSEEHWRSVFLLGIEMAEVNSIGLLHEMKQTIDRFAAEDERMQEFLAWVTEKAQSVAIPTRYNRTAVRAMYFEMACGKAYASYTSNKDVMLRQVFPLAWAIDPELGTALELALEIGRSSHLYRLHNLVQEIEPVHSQNELCNWKFDDCQKGLLEKYYIANKLFLDCLNESYECLDSKEEQVEMMLLPIAEIKK, from the coding sequence ATGCCAGAAAACCTTCAAGCAGCCGTTCAGCGTGTATTGGCAGGAAGCGGGGATGAAGCCGATTTGATGACGATCACGACTGCGATTCAAACTGGTCAGATAGTGTTGGCAACGGGAGAACGTGCGATCGCCATCAACGGTGATGCCAACGATTCGGTTTATGTCACGGGCGACCATAACCACGTCATTGTCATAAAGGGGGCAGAGGCAGAGGAAATTGGTCGGCTTCTGCAACAACCCTCAGCAGTACAAACGGCATCGGTGGATGAACTGGTCCAGCAAGTACGATTTCGTGCCTCGGCGAAAATTCTCAATCTGTTCAGCAAAATTAGGTTATTGAACAAACGGCAGATTGAGGTAGATCGGCTGTATGTGGATGTTTATGTGCTGGAGATGCGGGAAGTTCGGGCGACGATTCCGGGCTTGCTGGAAGGGCAGGATGCACGGGATCAGTTTGATCGCTTCGGTTTGGGTAAACGAGGGGAGCGATCACCAGGATTAGCGATCGCGGCGAGTGAGGACTTTCCTCGATTGATCGTGCTGGGCAAGCCAGGGTCAGGCAAGAGTACATTTTTGCGCCATCTAGCGGTTAGCTGTGCCAAGGAGGAGTTCCTCGGTGACTACATCCCAGTTTTGCTGGAATTGCGGGATGTCGATGAGACAGCTTTTAGTCTGTTTCAATACCTTCATGGGGAATTTGGGCTGGAGCAGGAGGCGCAGACAGAGCAGATTTTGAAGCAAGGGCGGGTGTTACTTTTGCTGGATGGCTTGGATGAGGTGCCCAGTTCGTTGCGGCAGACAGTGCAGCATGAGCTGCGAAAGTTTGCGAAGCGGTATGACAAAAATCGGTTCATTCTCACTTGTCGAACGCAGACGACGGAATATATCCCGGAGCAATTTCAGGCAGTAGAGGTCGCACCTTTTAAGCCAGAGCAGGTGGAATGCTTTGCGTTGAATTGGTTTACGGCAATGGCGGGAACGCAGGAGCAAGGAGTGGCGTTGAAAAACCACTTTATGGAAAAGCTGCGGGAAAGCCCCCAGACGACTGAGCTTGCAGTGACTCCAGTATTGCTAAGTTTGACCTGTTGGATTTTCGATGATTTGAAGTGTTTGCCGGAAAAGCGATCGGACTTGTACAGAGATGGGTTGGATTTGCTGTTGCAGCAGTGGGATGAAGGAAGAGGAATCAGTCGCGATTCGGGGAGCGATCGCTATCATCAACTAACCACCGAGGAACGAAAGCGGTTGCTAAGCTATCTCGCGGTTCGCAAGTTTGAGCAAACAGAGAACTTTGTGCTGTACGAGGAGTCGGAGCTTTGTGGCTACATTGCCGAGCATTTGCAGCTTGCGGTTGAGGAGAGTCGGGCGGTGTTAGCGGCGATCGCGCAGCAGCATGGGTTATTGATTGAGCGAGCACAGGGAATCTGGTCGTTCTCACACCTAACATTTCAGGAGTATCTAGCAGCAAAATTATTTGTTGAAAGTGCTAATTGGGGGAAATTTTCTAGATACGTTTCGGAGGAACACTGGCGATCAGTATTTCTCCTTGGAATTGAAATGGCAGAAGTAAATTCTATTGGGCTATTGCATGAGATGAAGCAGACCATCGACAGATTTGCTGCTGAAGATGAAAGGATGCAGGAATTTCTAGCATGGGTTACTGAAAAGGCTCAATCCGTTGCAATTCCCACTCGGTATAACCGTACCGCAGTAAGGGCAATGTACTTCGAGATGGCTTGTGGCAAAGCTTATGCTTCTTACACTTCTAATAAAGATGTAATGTTAAGACAAGTTTTTCCTTTAGCTTGGGCTATAGATCCCGAATTAGGTACAGCTCTCGAATTAGCCCTTGAAATTGGGCGATCTAGTCATCTGTATCGCCTTCATAATCTCGTCCAAGAAATTGAGCCTGTTCACTCTCAGAACGAATTATGTAACTGGAAGTTTGATGATTGCCAGAAGGGATTGCTTGAGAAATACTACATAGCAAACAAATTGTTCTTAGATTGCTTAAATGAATCTTATGAATGTTTAGATTCAAAGGAGGAGCAGGTTGAGATGATGTTATTGCCAATCGCCGAAATTAAAAAGTGA
- a CDS encoding WD40 domain-containing protein has product MLELAKLIDLIVGFASPVVQSKLQRSELVIKLLKQLNLDPDHPPADFTAVYQYTLVEYGIGKPKPLLEMFRQAEIQAIFRKAMDQNHPSLLLKEGETFLSEHSLGDQIQALGIDARQEFYQFAAVFIEVAKRTRTPAEVLSNQRLESLHRQIGSIQERLHRLPTLEAMRTEMARLAAQGYPLLPGVSATPALAQERQLQERQCRAFALAQQMKGWFETLGYRFESYEVWQDDYFEWIIDIPVRRGRYDRILVRGIDGEVGLSDIKALRQSVETQRADEGWLVTARRISRAARGEVEKEENHDLGCYTFDELLDQDADFGGYLDWLEAEIGRRGIDQKYVPLACTKEEIDPDTKQRMGVSRYDDLDGWIDGYIDLWLDDPAKEHISVLGEFGTGKTWFAFHYASQALKRYREAQQRGVERPRLPLVIPLRDYAKAVSVESLFSEFFFRKHEVRSLTYSAFEQLNRMGKLLLIFDGFDEMAARVDRQEMINNFWELAKVVVPGAKVILTCRTEHFPEAREGRALLNAQLQASTANLTGEMPQFEVLELEKFNDKQIRQVMSQQAEAPTVDQIMSNPQLLDLARRPVMTELILEALPDIEAGKPVDMSRVYLYAVRRKMERDIKEERTFTSLAEKLYFLCELSWEMLSSDRMSLNYREFPDRIRRLFGSVVQEEKDLDHWHYDMMGQTMLIRNADGDYMPAHRSLLEFFVAYKFAAELGVLSSDFTEPAQTQFYLNRNTAPKDYSWSAYFRREMDETGQSIAIQPLGTFTAESLDILRTTIGRSTLTKAVLDLLLPMLTYTEKVTEKLLESLKVTKRRTKAEAGYVGGNVATLLVKTNKTVLEDKDLSYAVICGADFKTASLRRTNFTEADLSDSVFPNTLGGVPVVVFSPNGKLLATSDGAGIIRLWNSASNKEVSVCKGHSKWVDTIAFSSDSKILASGSDDATIKLWNVETGECINTLEGHSRTVISVTFSSDGQTLISGSYDETIKLWNVQNGQCIKTFQGHTGLVRSVALSSDDQTLASASNDQTIRLWDIQSGECIKVLRETSTGLFVSMVFNSSNRVLISSSDDWTIRFWDIQSEKCLNILHGHNGRIHEVAVSPNGQILASASDDQTIRLWDAKTGQCLNILQGHTSWVWSVAFNPDGRTFASGSDDRTVRLWDTQTGECVHILQGQSEWIHAVSASPNGQMLASGGDDQAVKLWNIQDGELLKVLRGHKQIVRSVAFSLNGKFLASGSNDRTIKLWDVQSGECLNTLTGHTDSVCSIDFNLNNSILASGGHDKTVRLWEVQSGECLAVLQRQSEPVKSIAFSPDGKTLASSDDQTIRIWNTQSGECLKVFQGHIESVYSVTFSLDGQLLASSSADRTVKLWNVQNGKCIKTLYGHSSSVSTVKFIPKTQTVVSGSYDQTIKLWDIESGICLQTFEGHSSWILSVTTSLVDGLIISSSGDESIKLWSIDTGECKRTLKDRPYEGMNITRVKGLTEAEKATLKALGAIEN; this is encoded by the coding sequence GTGCTTGAGTTGGCTAAGCTGATTGACCTAATTGTTGGATTCGCGAGTCCTGTCGTTCAGAGCAAGCTCCAGCGGAGTGAACTGGTGATCAAGCTGCTGAAGCAATTGAACCTTGATCCAGATCATCCACCTGCTGACTTTACGGCAGTTTATCAGTACACCTTGGTGGAATACGGTATTGGTAAGCCCAAGCCCCTGTTGGAGATGTTCCGACAAGCAGAAATTCAAGCCATTTTCCGCAAAGCTATGGATCAGAATCATCCGAGCTTGTTGCTCAAAGAAGGCGAGACCTTTCTCTCTGAGCATAGCCTGGGAGACCAAATCCAGGCGTTAGGTATTGATGCACGGCAAGAGTTTTATCAGTTTGCAGCGGTGTTCATCGAGGTTGCCAAACGCACTCGTACTCCGGCTGAAGTCCTGTCAAACCAACGCTTGGAGTCTCTGCATCGACAGATTGGCAGTATTCAAGAGCGTCTGCATCGGCTGCCCACGTTGGAAGCCATGCGGACTGAGATGGCACGGCTAGCGGCTCAGGGCTATCCCCTGCTACCTGGAGTGAGTGCCACTCCCGCCTTAGCGCAAGAACGCCAGTTGCAAGAACGTCAGTGCCGTGCCTTTGCCCTTGCCCAACAGATGAAAGGTTGGTTTGAAACGTTGGGCTACCGCTTTGAGTCCTATGAGGTCTGGCAGGACGATTATTTTGAGTGGATCATCGACATCCCTGTACGGCGCGGGCGGTACGATCGCATCCTGGTGCGCGGCATTGATGGGGAAGTCGGTCTAAGCGATATCAAGGCACTGCGGCAATCAGTTGAAACGCAGCGGGCGGACGAGGGCTGGCTCGTAACGGCGCGGCGGATCAGCCGCGCAGCAAGGGGGGAGGTGGAAAAGGAGGAGAACCATGACCTGGGCTGTTATACCTTCGATGAACTGCTGGATCAGGATGCAGACTTTGGTGGCTACCTGGACTGGCTAGAAGCTGAAATTGGGCGACGGGGGATTGACCAGAAATATGTGCCGCTGGCTTGCACCAAAGAAGAGATCGATCCGGACACGAAGCAGCGGATGGGAGTGAGCCGCTACGACGATCTCGATGGCTGGATTGATGGTTACATTGACCTGTGGCTGGACGACCCGGCGAAGGAACACATCTCAGTGTTGGGGGAATTTGGCACAGGCAAAACCTGGTTTGCGTTCCACTATGCCAGTCAAGCCCTGAAACGCTATCGGGAAGCACAACAACGCGGTGTAGAACGTCCCCGTTTACCGTTGGTGATTCCCCTGCGTGACTATGCCAAAGCAGTCAGTGTGGAATCGCTGTTTTCCGAGTTCTTCTTCCGCAAGCATGAGGTGCGATCGCTCACCTATTCGGCGTTCGAGCAACTGAACCGGATGGGGAAACTGCTGCTGATTTTTGACGGGTTTGATGAGATGGCAGCACGGGTCGATCGCCAGGAGATGATCAATAACTTTTGGGAATTGGCGAAAGTTGTTGTGCCTGGAGCAAAGGTGATTCTCACCTGCCGCACCGAACATTTCCCAGAAGCCAGAGAAGGACGAGCATTGCTGAATGCTCAATTGCAAGCATCGACTGCGAACCTAACCGGAGAGATGCCCCAGTTTGAGGTACTGGAACTAGAGAAATTCAACGATAAGCAAATTCGGCAGGTGATGTCTCAGCAAGCAGAGGCACCCACTGTAGATCAAATAATGAGCAACCCGCAGCTTCTGGATCTGGCACGTCGTCCAGTTATGACAGAGTTAATTTTGGAGGCGTTGCCAGATATTGAAGCGGGTAAGCCTGTAGATATGTCACGAGTGTATTTATATGCTGTGCGGCGCAAGATGGAACGGGACATTAAGGAAGAGCGCACGTTTACCTCACTGGCAGAGAAGCTCTATTTCTTGTGCGAGTTGTCATGGGAAATGTTGAGTAGCGATCGCATGAGCCTTAACTATCGTGAGTTTCCCGATCGCATTCGTCGTTTATTTGGTTCTGTGGTGCAGGAGGAGAAAGACCTAGATCATTGGCACTACGACATGATGGGTCAGACGATGCTGATCCGCAATGCGGATGGGGATTATATGCCTGCTCATCGATCGCTCCTAGAATTCTTCGTCGCCTACAAATTCGCGGCCGAATTGGGTGTGCTTTCTTCAGATTTTACAGAACCTGCTCAAACTCAGTTTTATCTCAATAGAAATACAGCACCCAAAGACTACTCCTGGTCTGCTTATTTTCGGCGTGAGATGGATGAAACTGGCCAAAGCATAGCAATTCAACCACTTGGAACATTTACTGCCGAATCACTCGATATTTTACGGACCACCATTGGTCGATCAACTCTAACAAAGGCGGTGCTAGATCTATTACTTCCGATGCTTACATACACGGAGAAAGTAACTGAAAAATTACTGGAAAGTCTTAAAGTAACGAAGAGGAGAACAAAAGCAGAGGCAGGCTACGTTGGAGGCAATGTAGCAACTCTGTTAGTGAAGACTAATAAAACTGTTTTAGAAGACAAAGATCTTTCCTATGCTGTTATTTGTGGCGCTGATTTCAAAACCGCAAGTTTGCGTCGTACAAACTTTACTGAGGCAGATCTGAGTGATTCTGTATTTCCAAATACTCTAGGCGGCGTCCCTGTCGTAGTATTCAGCCCAAATGGTAAACTCTTGGCTACTAGTGACGGCGCGGGCATTATCCGTTTGTGGAATTCAGCAAGCAATAAGGAAGTCTCTGTTTGTAAAGGTCACAGTAAATGGGTTGACACAATTGCATTTAGCTCAGATAGCAAGATTCTTGCTAGTGGTAGCGATGATGCAACGATAAAGCTCTGGAATGTGGAAACTGGCGAATGTATTAATACTTTAGAAGGACATAGTCGTACGGTAATATCAGTCACTTTCAGTTCGGATGGTCAAACTCTTATAAGCGGAAGTTACGACGAGACAATAAAATTATGGAATGTTCAAAATGGGCAGTGCATTAAAACGTTCCAAGGGCATACTGGATTGGTACGTTCAGTCGCATTAAGTTCAGATGATCAAACTCTTGCTAGTGCTAGCAATGATCAAACGATAAGGCTTTGGGATATACAAAGTGGTGAATGTATCAAAGTTTTACGAGAAACCAGTACGGGATTGTTCGTCTCAATGGTTTTTAATTCAAGTAATAGGGTTCTTATTAGTAGCAGCGATGATTGGACAATAAGATTTTGGGATATACAAAGCGAAAAGTGCTTGAACATTCTACATGGACACAATGGTCGAATACATGAAGTGGCTGTTAGTCCAAATGGTCAGATACTTGCCAGCGCTAGTGATGATCAAACAATCAGGTTATGGGATGCGAAAACTGGTCAGTGTTTAAATATTTTACAAGGGCATACTAGTTGGGTATGGTCGGTTGCCTTCAATCCTGATGGTAGAACTTTTGCTAGTGGCAGTGACGATCGAACAGTCAGGCTATGGGATACACAAACTGGTGAATGCGTACATATTTTACAGGGACAAAGCGAGTGGATACATGCAGTGAGTGCTAGTCCAAATGGTCAGATGCTCGCTAGTGGTGGTGATGACCAAGCAGTAAAACTATGGAATATTCAAGATGGAGAGCTTTTGAAAGTTCTCAGAGGACATAAGCAAATAGTACGCTCAGTTGCTTTCAGCCTAAACGGTAAATTTCTTGCTAGTGGCAGTAATGATCGGACGATAAAGCTTTGGGACGTTCAAAGTGGTGAATGTTTAAACACTTTAACAGGACACACAGATTCAGTTTGTTCAATTGATTTCAATCTCAATAATTCAATACTTGCTAGTGGTGGTCACGATAAAACAGTAAGATTATGGGAAGTTCAAAGTGGTGAATGCTTAGCGGTACTGCAAAGACAGTCAGAGCCAGTAAAATCTATTGCTTTCAGCCCCGATGGTAAAACCCTTGCTAGTAGTGATGATCAAACGATAAGAATATGGAATACCCAAAGCGGTGAATGTCTTAAAGTATTTCAAGGACATATTGAATCAGTATATTCAGTTACCTTCAGTTTAGATGGTCAGCTTCTCGCTAGTAGCAGCGCTGACCGAACTGTGAAGTTGTGGAATGTTCAAAATGGAAAATGTATAAAAACTTTGTATGGGCATAGTAGCTCGGTATCCACTGTAAAATTCATTCCCAAAACACAGACAGTTGTGAGTGGTAGTTATGATCAAACCATCAAGTTATGGGATATCGAAAGTGGTATCTGTCTACAGACTTTTGAGGGGCACTCAAGCTGGATACTTTCAGTTACTACTAGTTTGGTAGATGGATTAATTATTAGTAGTAGCGGTGATGAATCAATTAAATTGTGGAGTATTGATACAGGTGAGTGTAAAAGAACCTTGAAGGATCGCCCTTACGAAGGTATGAACATCACTAGAGTCAAAGGCTTAACCGAAGCAGAGAAAGCCACGTTGAAAGCATTGGGGGCGATCGAGAATTAA
- a CDS encoding AAA family ATPase, with product MSKRAIDTSTWFSQVAYDQLPAMREIEDPDIDPVPETNPSTKTVLKELYLPDDKLKEAVDLAIALGRPLLLQGEPGCGKTRLAYAVAYALGLPLETSYIKSTSRAQDLLYTYDAVNRLYDAQIGAEQSKDVKQYIRLGPLGRAIARAQYGRRSVVLIDEIDKADLDFPNDLLWELDRLEFRVTETSEMHYTVGDHPALRPIVFVTHNEEKALPAAFLRRCIFHYVEFPDSEERLQQVLATQQVKNADLSRKAIEVILELRQLDLSKKPGLSELLDWVGYLEAVKKPIEELDLLPSIGALLKQEGDRQRAIEALAKR from the coding sequence ATGTCCAAACGTGCGATCGATACATCTACCTGGTTTTCCCAAGTCGCCTATGACCAACTACCGGCAATGCGAGAGATTGAAGACCCAGATATCGATCCGGTTCCTGAAACCAATCCTTCGACAAAAACTGTTTTGAAAGAACTCTACTTGCCGGATGACAAGCTCAAAGAAGCCGTCGATTTAGCGATCGCTCTGGGCCGCCCCCTATTGTTGCAAGGAGAGCCAGGTTGTGGCAAAACTCGCTTGGCTTATGCCGTTGCCTATGCCCTGGGTTTGCCCCTGGAGACGAGCTACATTAAATCCACTAGTCGCGCCCAGGATTTGCTCTACACCTACGATGCGGTGAATCGGCTTTACGATGCTCAGATTGGTGCAGAACAGAGCAAAGACGTGAAACAGTATATCCGGCTGGGTCCTTTAGGACGGGCGATCGCACGGGCACAATATGGACGGAGATCGGTAGTACTGATTGATGAGATCGATAAAGCCGATCTTGATTTTCCCAACGATTTGCTCTGGGAACTGGATCGTTTAGAATTTCGCGTTACGGAAACATCGGAGATGCACTATACGGTGGGTGACCATCCAGCTCTGCGCCCAATCGTTTTTGTGACCCATAACGAGGAAAAAGCTTTGCCTGCTGCCTTTCTACGCCGCTGCATTTTTCACTACGTTGAATTTCCCGATTCAGAAGAACGATTACAGCAAGTTTTGGCGACCCAGCAGGTGAAAAATGCTGACCTCAGCCGTAAGGCGATCGAGGTAATTCTGGAACTACGACAGCTTGACCTGAGTAAGAAACCGGGGCTGAGTGAACTGTTGGATTGGGTGGGCTACCTGGAAGCCGTTAAAAAACCGATTGAGGAACTCGATTTGCTGCCCAGTATCGGGGCATTGCTGAAGCAGGAGGGCGATCGCCAACGGGCAATAGAAGCCCTGGCAAAGAGATGA
- a CDS encoding NACHT domain-containing protein, whose translation MSQNPKNSDLQTIFDRIETGKRLGKQDLQILVAAVRSQQVTIATGDRAVAIGGSAAGAVVVTGNGNLVLQGSEAEFLKEALRTALHETKKVQRSRNEQLLLDEVKQEVIARLHQSLFDAVLIELQKQQLFHRVKRPWDAEIKIGARPSLPLPDDSDILEVFDHEEIQGRLLILGAPGAGKTTTQLDLAKALIERAERQPDYPIPVLFSLPSWRDDRQPMTEWLVAELKSKYGVQPRIGRKWLENRKLLPLLDGLDELEVNRQESCVQAINALIQGGCRPQYLVVCSRAEEYTKYETCLQLNGAVCLQPLIASQIRDYLSAIRHPDLWQIIVDDSNLLELSRIPLLLSVVILTYKDIDPETWKQFNSPQELLHYLLDAYVQRMLARSVSRDLYGRQKTPTPKQIRHWLIWLSQQLQRDAQVEFLIEEMQPFILLPSNERKIYIVLAWSIIVLTATLIAALNNGSVFGISGVLISVVIIGANRRQIHTIQPIEVLMWSLDGAKTGLTIGLMIGIGLGTHFGWSLGGSLISAFFYGLVGALLFGLVGALLVGLFYTLSGQLSEPDIETEKFPNQGIWRSFINAGIAGLVSGLVGGLVGFLIFALIGIPASGLLFGLMSGLMSGLIFGGGLACIQHFSLRIILYQGNCIPWNYSRFLTYATARLFLQQIGGRYRFIHRLLQEHFAAMPLEKE comes from the coding sequence ATGAGTCAAAACCCTAAGAACTCAGATTTGCAAACAATCTTTGATCGTATTGAGACGGGAAAACGCCTTGGCAAGCAAGACTTGCAAATTTTGGTGGCAGCAGTGAGATCGCAACAAGTGACGATTGCGACGGGCGATCGGGCAGTTGCTATTGGTGGCAGTGCAGCAGGTGCAGTGGTTGTTACAGGGAATGGAAATTTAGTACTACAAGGTTCAGAGGCAGAATTTCTCAAAGAAGCTCTACGAACTGCGTTACACGAGACCAAGAAAGTACAACGTTCTCGTAATGAGCAACTGCTATTGGATGAAGTGAAGCAAGAGGTCATTGCTCGACTACACCAATCTCTTTTTGATGCCGTACTAATTGAGCTACAAAAACAGCAACTATTCCATCGGGTAAAGCGCCCTTGGGATGCCGAAATAAAAATTGGAGCCAGACCCAGCCTGCCACTTCCTGACGATAGCGATATTCTTGAAGTTTTTGACCACGAGGAAATTCAAGGCAGACTACTAATTCTGGGTGCTCCCGGCGCTGGGAAGACTACCACTCAATTAGATCTAGCTAAAGCATTAATTGAGCGTGCGGAGCGGCAACCGGATTATCCGATCCCGGTCTTGTTTAGCCTTCCATCTTGGAGGGATGATCGTCAGCCCATGACTGAGTGGTTAGTTGCTGAACTTAAGTCCAAATATGGTGTTCAGCCTAGAATTGGCAGAAAATGGTTGGAAAACCGGAAATTACTACCCTTACTTGATGGATTAGATGAATTAGAGGTTAATCGTCAGGAATCCTGCGTCCAGGCAATTAATGCACTTATCCAAGGAGGCTGTCGCCCGCAGTATCTAGTTGTGTGTAGTCGAGCCGAAGAATATACCAAGTATGAGACGTGCCTTCAACTTAATGGAGCAGTTTGCCTACAACCTCTTATTGCTTCCCAAATTCGAGACTATCTTAGTGCCATCAGACATCCCGACCTCTGGCAAATCATTGTTGATGATTCCAATCTACTGGAACTAAGTCGCATTCCACTTCTACTTAGCGTTGTAATTCTTACGTACAAGGACATAGACCCTGAAACCTGGAAACAGTTTAACTCTCCCCAAGAACTACTGCACTACCTGTTAGATGCCTATGTTCAACGTATGCTGGCTCGGTCAGTCTCTAGAGATTTGTACGGTAGGCAAAAAACTCCAACTCCCAAGCAAATCCGACATTGGTTGATTTGGCTATCTCAACAATTACAGAGAGATGCTCAAGTCGAATTCTTAATAGAGGAAATGCAACCCTTTATATTGCTACCCAGTAACGAAAGGAAAATCTATATAGTGCTTGCCTGGTCAATTATTGTGCTCACAGCTACTCTCATAGCTGCTCTTAATAACGGCTCAGTTTTTGGGATTTCAGGTGTGCTAATCAGTGTAGTTATTATTGGAGCAAATCGAAGGCAAATTCATACTATCCAACCAATTGAAGTTCTGATGTGGTCTTTAGATGGAGCAAAGACTGGCTTGACTATTGGATTAATGATTGGCATAGGACTTGGGACTCATTTTGGATGGTCTCTAGGTGGTTCATTGATCAGTGCTTTCTTTTATGGTTTAGTTGGTGCGCTACTTTTTGGACTGGTTGGCGCTCTGCTGGTTGGGCTATTCTATACTCTAAGCGGTCAATTATCAGAACCAGATATAGAAACAGAGAAATTTCCTAATCAGGGTATCTGGAGATCATTCATAAATGCTGGAATTGCTGGGTTGGTAAGTGGCTTGGTTGGCGGCTTAGTTGGGTTTCTAATATTTGCTTTAATCGGCATACCAGCAAGTGGGCTGCTATTTGGATTAATGAGTGGGTTGATGAGTGGGCTTATATTTGGTGGAGGGCTTGCTTGCATTCAGCATTTCTCCCTACGCATCATACTCTACCAAGGCAATTGCATTCCCTGGAACTATTCTCGCTTTCTAACTTATGCAACAGCACGTCTCTTCCTCCAACAGATTGGCGGACGTTATCGCTTCATCCATAGATTGTTGCAGGAGCATTTTGCTGCAATGCCATTGGAGAAAGAGTAA